ACTGAGCAAATAAAAATCTTTATATTGAACGATCGTAGTGACTCAACAGATGGCTGAGAGATTTATAGCATTTGCTTAATCCATTCACTCTGTGCTGTATCACTTTTTATGGTTAAAAATCCCCCTTTCCCTGCTGTCATACCACGTTACCTTAACATCTCTTTTTTTGTATTCATCCCTTTAGAGTGCATGAACTGTACTGGTTATGCTgacatcaaagagcgcttgagTGTCATTGAAGATCAGGTAAGATAGAAATGTAGGTAACCTCTTGTATTAACCAGACCAgtcacatttaaagggttagtccaccaaaaaaggaacattttgtcattaattcctcacaCTCActttgttccaaacccataagaccttcgttcatcttcggatcacaaattaagatatttttaatgaaattttgaGAATTTTCTGTCCCTCTACAGACAGCTACGCAAATACCACTTTTacttttcaaaaagttcataaagagattgaaaaactaatccatatgaattgagcagtttagtccaaattttctgaagagactcaatcactttatatgatgaacagtttgaatttaggcttttattcataaataaacattcatcaactcacacatcagttatggtaaacagaagctcaagtaTGTTTGCTTGACACAtacgagaaccaatgaggttcattctcgtgttacgtagcatgtttgagcttccggaagagctttgttattaaagggttagttcacccaaaaatgaaaattctgtcatttattactcacgctcatgccgttccacacccgtaagaccttcgttcatcttcagaatacaaattaagatatttttgttgaaatctgatggctcagtgaggccctcatagggagcaatggacacttcctctctcaagatccataaaggtactaaaaacatatttaaatctgttcatgtgagtacagtggttcaatattaatattataaagcaacgagaatatttttggtgtgccaaaaaaacgaaacaaaatatatgtcgttatttagttttttttggcgcaccaaaaatattctcatcgctttataatattaatattgaaccactgtactcacatgaaccgatttaaatatatttttagtacattaatggatctcgagagaggaagtgtcattgctccctatgaaggcctcacggagccatcggatttcaacaaaaatatcttaatttgtgttctgaacaaAGATAttgtgggtgtggaacggcatgagggtaagtaataattgacagaattttaatttttgggtgaactaaccctttaagtgtaaagcatgttcggttgagcttttgtttgtttatatgtgaataaaagcctaaattaaatctgttcgtCATATAAActgatcaagtctcttcagaaaatttggactaaactgctcaattcatatggattaattttatgatcactttatgaacttttcgaagcatcaaagtgtcagttgtgtggctgtctatggagggacagaaagctcttagatttcatcaaagagattttcatttgtgttcagaagatgaatgaaagtcttacgggtgtggaatgacatgagggtgagtaattaatgacagaattttaatttttgggtgaactaaccctttaagttaagaTGGTAAACATgtggtttttcttttttaacagaTAATGTTACTGAGAGATGCCGAGATACCCCCTCTCCCTCTGTCCAGCCAATCACCTGAGGGAACAGCTGATAATGAGGTGGATAGGGCACACCCCTCACCAGTAACACCCAAGGCCATTGGCCGAccaggtgagaaaaaaaattaattatgttTTACTAAACAGTTCTTAAGGATACGTAATTTCATAtgatatttatcatttttattttattttatttattttattattttattttaaaaatatttataaaacataacattatataatctaaaaaaattaatatattttaatattatattaaaatatgttttttttaatatatatatatatatatatatatatatatatatatatatatatatatatatatatatatatatatatatatatatataaaataagaatGGTTAACTTCTATTCCCAGGACCAAGAGGACAACCAGGACCTGTTGGGCCCCCAGGTCCCCCTGGGCCTCCTGGACCTTTAGGAAAGATAGGGTTTTCTGGAAAACCTGGTCCTATAGGACCTAGAGGTTGGAACTAAATCTTTACCTTAAATGggaataataaaacaaatattttcactAAGCTTCACCTAACTCCCCTGGTTACTTTTTATCTCTATAGGACCTCAAGGGCTGCAAGGGCCACCAGGAGAAAGAGGCCTTCCTGGGCCACCGGGGCCTGCAGCATCTTCTCCCTTCTCCATCAGGGGAGATGTTTTCACTGTAATGGCTAAACAACATGGTAAATTTGAGAACAAAAGTCCACATTAAACATGCTGTTCACTCTCTAGAAGTTTTTAATGTATGACTTTAATTAATAATGCTATTGAAATAATGCATTATTGAATGAAAGACAATAAGGAATTGAATACGTAAATGATTTGTAACATCCCTTCTGACACGTCTTTGCATAAACATCAGCAACCTTTTATATGTTATTTTCAAAATGTCCATAAGATGGCAGCATTTGAGTAGTATCAGCTTGGATAAACCTCTCAGAGCTCTGGCTCACTTTAGGAGTCTGGTTGGCTTCTGTCTGTCAGCAGTTAATCAGAGTCATTTGTTAGCTGTCTGTGAAGCAGCATGAATCTCAGTAACCCAAAACAGAACCTGAGCACCAAATCCTACTGAACAGAACAGCAGTACAGCTGCTCAAATCACATTGGCTGCAAGTGAAGTTAAATTGTTACATTTCATTACATTGTTACaagttacattacattacatttactaAATTAGCCAATGACTATGACAACAGATGAAATACATgtgaatgtatttataatagTACATCTGATTTGTTTTCAGTATTATCATTTCTTACATGTTTCAGATGCGGATAGCGACTTTGCTGCCTATCGTGACCTGCAGACTTTACTTGGTCCCCCTGGGCCCTCCGGCCCTCCTGGTCCACCAGGTATGCCAGAACATGCATACAGTATACAGAGGGTTGCCAGgatttcacaacaaaaccctcccaattgctactcaaaaccaATCGTGTTTCGGGGGGGTTCCACGGTAAAATACTCATTCCAGGGGCTATATATCATGTTATTTAGGGATGCTTCAGCCcgtggacatgaaaaacaacccgcggcaaAAGTTTAAAAGTAGCCAAATTCCACTGgaaaaccgcagacttggcaacactgagtATACATAACATTTTTATCTGGTATCGATCACCTGTTTCGTCACACATTTAATCTTCTATCCATATGTGTTGAACAGGGCCTGCCGGACCACCCGGACACCCTGGTGCCCCGGGGAAAAATGTAAGGCATTTTTATCATTAtggaatatatttaaattatattttagaatAAATAGAAATGACCATATGTACGGAACGTTCTTAAGAACTTCCGCAATAATATAAGCCAGATGGAAAACTTGAGGTCAAATGTCACTTGCAGGTGTTTTGGTATCATCAATGTAGCTTTAACAGCATTAAcagcatcagtagtgtaatactttacaattagaatatagtcacttaaatagtcaagCCTAgtgttaatttagttattcaaatgtAAGACGACATAAAAAGACGCATCCCTCAGTGTTCCTCCCCAGcaaaattcaattcgaccatcagttttcacactttcatgtgaaaaaaaaaaaaaacccatcaacacactgtaaattaaagatttattgtgcactttagttagattcatTGAACAAAGTGTGAgtttcacaagtgtgctgaaatcaatGAGCTTTCTGTGTATTTCATTCGCataaaaaagttattgtttttcatgagattttgtGAGTACTTCATACTTCACCTTGTCAAAACCTAGTGAACCTAGTGATTTTATAAACCTAGTGATTTTATAATGTTCAGTATTTATTCAAAAGTGAAACTGAATTGAAAAAATACTACAGGAAATGGCTAATATAAGCCAATAAATGCTCCTCTGCCGCCATCTGCTGGTTATAGTGGTAATTAAtgtctttttaatttttgaaataaaagtgctttctatcaaatgttggaTTACCTACATCTTGAAACATTCGGTTTTacaaatggggacaatctcagaaggatgaacaaataatgtttttgatcatcacattaaaaataatattcaaaGTGCTGGAAAAATGTTGTGTGTGCATGTTCATATACAGACACCACGTTCGCAGTAGCTTCaagtctttattgcaatcaataaaactggtttattggcaaattaggtaagtgtgataactgcattaaaaagtcaaccattgatggttttgtgtcgatgttCAGCGAGTACAGAATGACAGCTAACAGGAAATGCCCATGCTGGCTTAATgaaaaccaggaagtaaccATGCATATGGTCAATTCTGATTATATTTAGTGTTCTTGCAGATTATACATGAAATATGTTGTAAAATGATACTActactaaaataataaatgtacagtttgtataAGAAAAAAACTGTACTGAACAATACATATGGATATGTAAGGCACAGTGTACTTATTATTTCACATTCATCATAGGCGGCCTTAAGCTTTTCAGGCACACCAGGTGACAGGGGACCCAAAGGAGATCCAGGAGAAAGAGTGAGTCATCAGTAAAGACCTTCTTAATCCTTTACATATTTCATTTtggataaaaatataatgtttgttttatatGAGCTGATTAgattgcataattttttttctaagggTCCACCTGGAATAACAGGAAAGCAAGGGCAGCCTGTGAGTGCACATACTGGAttagatttatatttatttttaaaaattatttattttttgttttagaattttttaataaatcaattcatttatttcataattaagataattaaatatttttttttttatttaatattatatattattatatatatatatataatgattatAAAATTGATTTTATTCTTATTGTCTTATGTTGTGAGTAGGGAGTTGCAGGTCCTAAAGGTGAGCCGGGAGAAATTCCAGGGGAGGTAAGGATGACGCAcaaaaaagtgcaatgtttttttttagttttggtGAGCAGTTATGATGATTTATTGTCGCCTTCTTGCAGGTGCAGCAGTTAAGGGAAGCTCTGAAGATTCTGGCCGAGAGGGTTCTGATTCTAGAACACATGATCGGCATTCATGGTGAGAATTATggattaatgttttatatatatatatatgatttacaGGTATAAATTAGAACTAGAGAGCAGTTGGATTCCAGAGCGCCATTATGATCTCATGGCATAAGCTGTGTAGCAATTATTTAGTATGCAATTATGAGGTTGCATAAGGATGAATTGCTTTTAAGGATAAAATTGACATCAGAGGACCATAAATATACAGCcaactatttatttttaggcACATACGTGGTTATGCAACTTCTTTacctttatttttgtttctttcCTTTCATCGCTCTGCCCAGATACTCTGTTGGACTCTGGTTCTGGAATAGATCTCCTGGCAGACTTCATGCTAACAGGCAGTGCTAAAAGTGTTGGTGCTGCCAAACCCTCCTCTCCTCTTACCTCGGACAGAGAGTAGCCAAACTCTGTTGGGTATGAAGAGTGAATAACAAACACTTGTGACCACAAGACCTTTATCCTGACCATTACGACAGATCCCTCAGCGTATTATATGTTGATGAGAATAATGAAAGTGGCActgatcttttcttttttatttacttgatgtattttgttgtttaatGGTAATATTTTGTCTTAAAAGCATTTTCATTGCCATTCACAACCCATTTAACTTTCGTaatatgatgtatttcaaaggCGGGCCTTTATTTtatccatcaggaattgattggatgttgAAATGTGGGCATTACTTGCCAGAATGGAGCTAGACTGAATGTGAGTTTGCTAAAATGGTGACTAACTAGCTATTTTGGTACTGGTTATAAGAtgtcagcagaaaaaaaaaaagttgttttagaGTAAGAGCAAGTAATTACATcttgattaaagattataaaGACTAAGACTGAATAGCATGCAccgatgaatcattcacaataaaacCAGAAACATGCATTAAGAAAGTAACTTTGATTTCATGTcagacttaaaggattagtccacttcagaattaaagtttcctgataatttactcacacccatgtcattcaagatgtttatgtctgtcttttttcagttgaaatgaaattaaggtttctgaggaaaacattccaggatttttctccatatagtggacttcaccatGGTACAACaggttaaaggtcaaaattgcagtttcaaagggctctacacaatcccaggagaagaataagggtcttatgtaGCAAaccgattggtcattttctaaaaaaaagaaacatttatatactatttaaccacaaatgctcgtcttgcactagctctgcgatgctccacgcattacgtaatcacgttggaaaggtcacgtgtgacataggctgaagtaccgatccagtgtctacaaagcgaacgtgcaaagattaagtcaaacaccctttacaaaaaaaaaaaaaagtaaaacaatgatggcggacgattttgaagttggaggaagaaatgagatggagtttttcgccctacttccgcctacgtcacgtgtgacctttccaatgtgattacgtaatgcatggcaCATTGCAGagtagtgcaagacgagcatttgtggttaaaaagtagataaatatttattttttttagaaaatggctgatcatttgtctagacaagacccttattcctctcctgggatcgtgtagagccctttgaagctgcactgaaactgcaatttggaccccgttgtaccccagtgaatgttttcctcaaaaacctttatttcttttcacctgaagaaagaaagacataaacatcttggatgacatcggggtgagtaaattatcaggaaatttttaataaaagtgaactaatactttaaaagGTCCAAAACCATTCCAAAATCCTCACTTTTACTATCATAAAAGAAACAAACTACAGTAAAtatacacttaaagggttagttcacccaaaaatgaaaacgctgtcattatttacttaccctcatgtcgtgaCCTTTCAatcattttatgaagcgacaagaatagtttttgtgcgcaaaaaaattaaataacgacttatatagagatggccgatttcaaaacactgcttcctgaagcttcgaagcgttatgaatcagtgtatcgattcatgattcagatcgccaaagtcacgtgatttccgcagtttggcggtttgacacgcgatccgactCATgaatcgatacactgattcataacgcttcgaagcttcaggaagcagtgttttgaaatcggccatctctatataagtcgttatttagtttttttttgcacacaaaaaactattctcgtcacttcataaaatgattgtagaaccactgtagtgagACTTTGTAATgacgtctttagtaccttttatgggtcttgagagaggaaattacattgctggctatggaggtctttctgagccatcagatttgaacagaaatatcttaatttgtgttccgaagatgaacgaaggtcttacgggtgccgaacgacatgagggtaagtaattaatgacagaattttcatttttgggtgaactaaccctttaagtgtataTTTACTGTAGTTTGTTTCTTTTATGATGGTAAAAGTGAGGATTTTGGAATGGCAGGATATCTGGGGTAATTGATCAACAAAGATGATTTATTTGAttatacaaagaaaaaatggCATTCTTTACACAATTCACTTCTTAATGAGCTTTATGTGGCATGAATAATGATTTTATCAAGCTGAAAATACATGTGTTGTCATAAAGAATTtccagaaaacaaaaaagacacACATTTCCATTTTGTTTTCTGATCGATGTCCTGAGATGACCTCATGCACATAATTATATATAGCAGTCTTAGCAGTGGCTTTGTATGAAAACAATTCACGTCTCAAAGCTCAcaggaaacaaaaaaaaaagtctagaaTAGAACTTTAAAACCAAATTCGTCCCTTTGTCTGCATAGAGCGTGCAACGTCTACTACAGTAAATTGTGTTTACCCCTCTGTTCACCTGTTCTTATTCATAAAGCCTATCATTGACTCGCTGAAAACCCAAAATGGCAGAACGCACCATGGGCCGCTATtaatcggtctttgtcagacacgtgattttgttgtgtgtgacgtcaccgcggcgccatatttgtggtatccctgctgactgtgagaatgaaagagattacACGAGTTGAGATAACAAGCAAATAACTCGCAAATATGAAAAAGCACAagaacaaagttaaaatttcatatcgcgataaactcaccaaagatgccagggaccgttatttggagaaatttccatccattcataacatagatctgtacgaactgactgcagtaagttggagtgctactgaccccgcattgctacttaaatcatcatacttaaatattgttaactgtcttgtttatggcataaacgcatagtgaacaatttaaaaactataaatccCTCGAAGCTCACAGATATTTCACTAATGGGTGCAGGatttatttatgttctgaaggaaGGACTGCGATAACACAGTATAGTaacgataatgatgatgatttcGTGTTAACTACCGTATATAACAAGTGCATGATTAAGGATGGTTTAGTGTTatcaggaagaattttgaactaatactaccctttttttcatgcatttttttctttattgcattaagtacataaaccaatgtataacactataaacattgttccaataaacaaggcatcatcagagatgtatgtagaatttaatagtgtattttattatagtacattctgatatagtataccttttagagccaaaataatttgtaaattactgtcctccatctacctctgtgttgtctgggtcaatgacattatgagtcttttttttgtccaaaagccttaataataataaaaacaaagatatgtcatgcaagttaaatatctgatttacagattgtgtatattattaattatcctattaatactataagtgcatataacataaatctacaaatcaccctgaaaaattttattatacatgctttattgttcatgcaagactggataaagcatcagcacatttttacactacaattctacaaaagattcaaacatgcgcagaggcacaaaaaaaaaaaaaattgtaataacgccataaaggttcccaggtttggcagacccgtatagtacattaacatcatcatctccaaaacaaacatcagacatcctgtacatatcaagtcggtttacttctgcacatgcagatcaccatctcctccagcctcctgcatcttctcagtgtgaagatgatcactctctccagcctgatggaccatagtgttagctgactgacttgggtaaagttggttttatattcgcacatccgtattcaatagccttgttaatcacactaaactggacattcagtggacattcacaagtaaatatgtcattaaacaatacttgcctattttgatcgactgtgaaaaatgttataagttgacaatcgttggttgtcaatatcatgtcgctacttaaaattcgcaaacattaatttattgcatatttattggaaagtctcaatttatcagaagtctgaatgtgcaaatataaaaccaactttacccaagtagctgactggattgtttttccttacgtctgtgtgtgcatctcaatcagctctgagctcttgaatcagtatattgtgtatgcaaattttgtgactgagaccgtcctgatcagtgccctaactaatgaactagggagctgattgagacacagcctgtgtttaatgctgatgtggccttaatgtagggagggatggtgtccagttggggtcagtctccataatctttaagcaggctgatctgcaatgaaatgaaaaggtccacagaccacagctgtaaaaagtagtcagaaaatAAGAATCAGTATATGgatacagagcaaaaatgtcGTACCTTAAGTATGAAAATGCTgtagcaaaattaagaaaaaaaatgtagacatattcaagtaaagggattcagtttaaattgacttgtttcatagcacatacaatccaaaacaatgcgttgctataacgttttctactttagaaaacagaaacctCTAACTTACCTTTGTGAAATGTAGAAAGCAAACATACATGAATGGAGATATCTTGACGAAAGTGATGTCTCACCGCGGCAACCCATGCGATCCGGCGCCTCTGTTATTGCCTCTACATACTCTCCGTACAGCCTTTTTTCAAGTAGGAAACCGACTAAATCTAATCTCGTagtaaagtttttgacattttctatcgtgggacaaattattgcagcttttcacacaacaaaagtgtgccatttttacaatgaaaagtagccaaggaagaaacaactctgcactgatacagagattgtttggatacctcagaaatggcggcgacacccataatgcacttcggttttcacgagtgtgacgtcacctgacaaagaccgataGGGCCGCAGTGAATAGCCAGAGACACACAAAAGGCCCTGTTGACCTTGTTCACAGAGCA
The nucleotide sequence above comes from Chanodichthys erythropterus isolate Z2021 chromosome 10, ASM2448905v1, whole genome shotgun sequence. Encoded proteins:
- the LOC137029603 gene encoding collagen alpha-1(XXVI) chain, which codes for MREGFWKLLCMFMLSFRPFKASAAIYQVPVRLQRTVSEHNTGAKTLNRNWCQYTVQKTVSCQTQNGTETVVQRLFQSCRWPGPCSNLISYRTLVRPVYRVTYRKITSLEWRCCPGFHGEECREECMNCTGYADIKERLSVIEDQIMLLRDAEIPPLPLSSQSPEGTADNEVDRAHPSPVTPKAIGRPGPRGQPGPVGPPGPPGPPGPLGKIGFSGKPGPIGPRGPQGLQGPPGERGLPGPPGPAASSPFSIRGDVFTVMAKQHDADSDFAAYRDLQTLLGPPGPSGPPGPPGPAGPPGHPGAPGKNAALSFSGTPGDRGPKGDPGERGPPGITGKQGQPGVAGPKGEPGEIPGEVQQLREALKILAERVLILEHMIGIHDTLLDSGSGIDLLADFMLTGSAKSVGAAKPSSPLTSDRE